In Lachnospiraceae bacterium, one DNA window encodes the following:
- the smc gene encoding chromosome segregation protein SMC: MYLKSIEIQGFKSFANKLLFEFHNGITGIVGPNGSGKSNVADAVRWVLGEQRIKQLRGASMQDVIFSGTELRKPQGFAYVAITLDNADHQLAIDYDEVTVSRRLYRSGESEYMINGSACRLKDINELFYDTGIGKEGYSIIGQGQIDKILSGKPEDRRELFDEAAGIVKYKRRKSIAQKKLEDEQANLVRVNDILSELEKQVGPLERQSKSAREYLQLKEELKLCEANQFLLDTENTQGQLKAVENRRLFLSGDVEETQKKADDLRKEYDALEEKLSKLDETLTANRNALNEAAMAKSTNEGQINVLREQIHTEEANEEHYKSRKDAIAKDLAHYEEQLASYKKDRQNAQEKANDTGNRLEAAKEQLLKADHTIQDLENVIEQAKSGIIQALNEKAGLTARQQRYETMLEQVNLRRSEVSQKLLRFKSDESVQDEKINQEKASLNRIQEQLETAQFAAEEAEEAMNTAQKEVQRLNKNLNNTQQEYHMAHTKLESLKNLAERYDGYGNSIRRVMEVKDRIHGIRGVVADIISTEKKYETAIETALGGSIQNIVTDSEETAKRLIEYLKKNKYGRATFLPLTSAGKNQSPFPKPEALKEPGVLGLASSLVQASGEYEGLIRYLLGRVVVADTIDHAISIARKYHYSLRIVTLEGELLNAGGSMTGGAFKNTSNLLGRRREIEELENSCNRYLKQADSIQQELSLQEAEASEKKEEADRLRKEIQQLALQENTIHINISALENKKNEIADSSTDLVNEHAQLEEQIREINQSRSSLTEEADKLEKRNKESEALISEKTNVLEQEKTNRETYSSHLSSLQLECAALDQQLAFTSENEKRVNGEIQKLKEEDSSLEEGKKDSRRAIEEKEARIKEIQEQIHTSSEDNSRLEERILKISEEKDAVSKQQKNLFQTREDISARLSDLDKDLFRVQAQAEKLEEHLENLAAYMWSEYEMTLSQAKELKKEDFSSLPEIRRQIEELKGKIKALGNINVNAIEDYKEVSERYEFMRTQHEDLVMAQAELEKIIEELDTGMRRQFDEKFREIRAEFDKVFKELFGGGRGTLELLEGEDILEAGIQIIAQPPGKKLQNMMQLSGGEKALTAISLLFAIQNLKPSPFCLLDEIEAALDDSNVDRFAGYLHKLTKSTQFIVITHRRGTMMAADRLYGITMQEKGISTLVSVNLIEDSLTN, from the coding sequence ATGTATTTAAAAAGCATTGAGATCCAGGGATTTAAATCCTTTGCCAATAAACTGCTTTTTGAATTTCATAATGGTATCACCGGCATTGTAGGTCCAAACGGAAGCGGAAAGAGCAATGTTGCAGATGCTGTCCGCTGGGTATTAGGTGAACAGCGTATTAAGCAGCTGCGTGGTGCCAGCATGCAGGATGTAATCTTTTCCGGTACAGAGCTTAGAAAACCCCAGGGGTTTGCCTATGTGGCCATAACTCTGGACAATGCAGATCATCAGCTGGCTATTGATTACGATGAAGTAACAGTTTCCAGGCGTTTATACCGTTCCGGTGAAAGTGAGTATATGATCAATGGCAGTGCCTGCCGGCTGAAGGATATCAATGAGCTGTTTTATGATACAGGTATCGGCAAAGAAGGCTATTCCATTATCGGACAGGGACAGATCGACAAGATATTAAGCGGCAAACCGGAAGATCGCCGTGAACTTTTTGACGAGGCTGCAGGCATTGTAAAATATAAGAGACGTAAATCCATTGCCCAGAAAAAGTTAGAAGATGAGCAGGCCAATCTGGTGCGGGTAAATGACATATTATCAGAGCTGGAAAAACAGGTGGGGCCCTTGGAACGCCAGTCAAAATCTGCAAGAGAGTATCTTCAGTTAAAAGAAGAATTAAAGCTATGTGAAGCAAACCAGTTCCTTTTAGATACAGAAAATACTCAGGGGCAGTTAAAAGCAGTAGAAAACCGCAGACTCTTTCTTTCAGGAGACGTGGAAGAAACCCAGAAAAAAGCTGATGATCTGCGAAAAGAATATGATGCATTAGAGGAAAAGCTGTCTAAACTGGATGAAACACTGACTGCCAACCGAAATGCCTTAAATGAGGCCGCTATGGCAAAAAGCACCAACGAAGGACAGATCAACGTTCTCCGGGAACAGATCCATACAGAAGAGGCTAACGAAGAGCATTATAAAAGCCGTAAAGATGCTATTGCTAAAGATCTGGCTCATTATGAAGAGCAGCTGGCATCTTACAAGAAAGACCGGCAGAATGCACAGGAAAAGGCAAATGATACTGGAAACCGGCTAGAAGCTGCTAAAGAACAGCTGTTAAAAGCAGATCACACGATCCAGGATTTAGAAAATGTCATCGAACAGGCAAAAAGTGGCATTATCCAGGCATTAAATGAAAAAGCAGGTCTTACTGCCAGACAGCAGCGCTATGAAACTATGCTGGAGCAGGTAAATTTGCGGCGCAGTGAGGTTTCACAGAAGCTTCTCCGCTTTAAAAGTGATGAATCTGTCCAGGATGAAAAGATAAATCAGGAAAAAGCTTCTTTAAACAGGATACAGGAGCAGTTAGAAACTGCACAGTTTGCAGCCGAAGAGGCAGAAGAAGCTATGAACACTGCCCAGAAAGAAGTCCAGCGGTTAAATAAAAACTTAAACAACACCCAGCAGGAATACCATATGGCACATACTAAACTGGAATCCCTGAAAAATCTTGCAGAGCGCTATGACGGCTATGGAAACAGTATCCGCCGTGTGATGGAAGTAAAGGACCGCATTCACGGCATACGGGGCGTTGTTGCTGATATCATCAGCACAGAAAAAAAGTATGAAACTGCCATTGAGACAGCTTTAGGCGGCAGTATCCAAAATATTGTCACTGATTCTGAAGAAACAGCGAAAAGGCTGATCGAATACTTAAAAAAGAATAAATACGGTCGTGCCACCTTCCTTCCCCTTACCAGTGCAGGAAAGAACCAGTCACCGTTTCCAAAACCGGAAGCATTAAAAGAACCTGGTGTTTTAGGACTTGCAAGCAGTCTTGTGCAGGCATCCGGGGAGTACGAAGGCCTGATCCGCTATCTTTTAGGTCGCGTAGTAGTAGCTGATACCATTGACCATGCTATTAGTATTGCCAGAAAATATCATTATAGCCTGCGCATTGTCACACTGGAAGGCGAACTTTTAAATGCAGGTGGATCCATGACCGGTGGCGCTTTTAAAAATACCAGCAATCTTCTGGGAAGACGCAGAGAGATCGAGGAACTGGAAAACTCCTGCAACAGATATTTAAAACAGGCAGACAGTATCCAACAGGAATTAAGCCTTCAGGAAGCAGAAGCTTCCGAAAAAAAAGAAGAGGCAGACCGACTTAGAAAAGAAATACAGCAGCTAGCATTACAGGAAAATACCATCCACATAAACATTTCAGCACTTGAAAACAAAAAAAATGAGATTGCTGATTCGTCTACAGATCTGGTAAATGAACATGCCCAGTTAGAGGAACAGATCCGTGAGATCAACCAGAGCCGTTCGTCCTTAACAGAAGAAGCCGATAAACTAGAAAAGCGTAACAAAGAGTCAGAAGCCCTGATCAGTGAAAAAACAAATGTTTTAGAGCAGGAAAAAACAAACAGGGAAACCTATTCTTCTCATTTATCCAGTCTGCAGTTAGAATGTGCTGCTTTAGACCAGCAGCTGGCATTTACCAGTGAAAATGAAAAGCGTGTAAATGGTGAGATACAAAAGTTAAAAGAAGAGGATTCTTCCCTGGAAGAGGGAAAAAAAGACTCCAGACGTGCTATTGAAGAAAAAGAGGCAAGGATCAAAGAGATACAGGAACAGATCCATACAAGCAGCGAAGACAACAGCCGGTTAGAAGAGAGGATCCTCAAAATCTCTGAAGAAAAAGATGCTGTTTCAAAGCAGCAAAAAAATCTGTTCCAGACAAGAGAAGATATCTCTGCCCGGCTTTCTGATCTTGATAAGGACTTATTCCGTGTACAGGCACAGGCAGAAAAACTGGAAGAGCATCTGGAAAATCTGGCTGCCTATATGTGGTCTGAATATGAAATGACCTTAAGCCAGGCAAAAGAGCTTAAAAAAGAGGATTTTTCCTCTCTCCCTGAGATCCGCAGACAGATTGAAGAATTAAAGGGGAAGATAAAGGCCCTTGGAAATATCAATGTAAATGCCATTGAGGATTACAAGGAAGTGTCAGAGCGCTACGAGTTTATGCGTACCCAGCATGAAGACCTGGTAATGGCACAGGCAGAATTGGAAAAGATCATAGAAGAGCTGGATACAGGTATGCGTCGTCAGTTTGACGAGAAATTCCGCGAGATCCGTGCTGAGTTTGACAAGGTATTTAAGGAGCTTTTCGGCGGTGGCCGCGGTACCTTAGAGCTTTTGGAAGGAGAAGATATCCTGGAAGCAGGTATCCAGATCATTGCGCAGCCACCTGGCAAGAAGCTTCAGAATATGATGCAGCTTTCCGGCGGTGAAAAGGCACTGACTGCTATTTCCCTGCTGTTTGCTATCCAGAATTTAAAACCGTCCCCATTCTGCCTTTTAGACGAAATAGAGGCGGCGTTAGATGACTCAAACGTAGACCGTTTTGCAGGATATCTGCATAAGCTGACCAAAAGCACGCAGTTTATCGTGATCACCCACCGACGAGGTACCATGATGGCTGCTGACCGTCTTTATGGTATCACCATGCAGGAGAAGGGTATTTCCACCCTTGTTTCTGTTAATCTTATAGAAGACAGTCTGACAAATTAG
- the ftsY gene encoding signal recognition particle-docking protein FtsY, with the protein MAEGKKGFFGRLVEGLTKTRNNIVSGIDSIFSGFSAIDDDFYEEIEETLIMGDLGIQTTMAIVEDLRNKVKEQHIKDPEQCKEILINSIKSQMDLGENAYEFENRKSVVLVIGVNGVGKTTSVGKLAGQLKDQGKKVILAAADTFRAAAIEQLTEWSTRAGVDIIAQQEGSDPAAVIYDAVAAAKSRKADVLICDTAGRLHNKKNLMEELKKINRIIDKEYPDAYRETLVVLDGTTGQNALAQAKQFMEVADITGIILTKLDGTAKGGIAVAIQSELGIPVKYIGIGEKIDDLQKFDANDFVNALFHVQS; encoded by the coding sequence ATGGCAGAAGGTAAGAAAGGATTTTTTGGCCGACTGGTAGAAGGACTTACAAAGACCCGAAACAATATTGTATCCGGGATCGATTCTATTTTCAGCGGATTTTCCGCCATTGATGATGATTTTTATGAGGAGATCGAGGAAACACTGATCATGGGAGATCTGGGGATCCAGACTACCATGGCCATTGTAGAAGATTTGCGAAATAAAGTAAAAGAGCAGCATATTAAGGATCCTGAACAGTGCAAAGAGATCCTGATCAACAGTATTAAATCCCAGATGGATCTGGGTGAAAATGCCTATGAATTTGAAAACAGAAAATCAGTTGTCCTGGTGATCGGTGTCAATGGCGTTGGAAAGACTACTTCTGTAGGAAAACTGGCCGGACAGTTAAAAGACCAGGGCAAAAAAGTTATTTTAGCTGCAGCAGACACTTTCCGTGCTGCCGCTATTGAACAGCTGACAGAATGGTCCACCAGAGCCGGTGTTGATATTATCGCCCAGCAGGAAGGCTCTGACCCGGCAGCTGTTATCTACGATGCTGTAGCTGCTGCAAAATCCAGAAAAGCGGATGTGCTGATCTGCGATACAGCAGGCCGTCTTCATAACAAGAAAAATCTGATGGAAGAGTTGAAGAAGATCAACCGCATTATCGATAAGGAATATCCAGATGCTTATCGGGAGACTTTAGTTGTTTTAGACGGAACCACCGGACAGAATGCACTGGCACAGGCAAAACAGTTTATGGAGGTCGCTGATATCACAGGTATCATCCTTACCAAGCTTGACGGTACTGCAAAAGGAGGTATTGCCGTTGCCATCCAGTCTGAACTGGGAATCCCTGTTAAATATATCGGTATTGGCGAGAAGATTGATGATCTGCAGAAATTCGATGCAAATGATTTCGTCAACGCACTGTTTCATGTACAATCTTGA
- the ilvA gene encoding threonine ammonia-lyase, which translates to MEELTLEKFEEASEIVKEVTLETKLVYSEYFSAQTGNKVYFKPENMQYTGAYKVRGAYYKISTLTEEEKAKGLITASAGNHAQGVAYAAKLAGVKATVVMPTTTPLIKVNRTKGYGAEVVLAGDVFDEACAYAYKLADEHGYTFVHPFDDLAVATGQGSIAMEIIKELPTVDYILVPIGGGGLCTGVSTLAKLLNPKIKVIGVEPAGANCMQESLKEGHVLTLPQVNTIADGTAVKRPGEKLFPYIQQNVDDIITIEDSELIVAFLDMVENHKMIVENSGLLTVAALKHLNVEKKKIVSILSGGNMDVITMSSIVQHGLIQRDRIFTVSVLLPDKPGELAKVAELLAKEHGNIIKLEHNQFISINRNAAVELRITMEAFGTDHKNQIVTALTDAGYRPKLVKFKGAYNEM; encoded by the coding sequence ATGGAAGAACTCACATTAGAAAAATTTGAAGAGGCCTCTGAAATCGTTAAAGAGGTCACCCTGGAAACAAAACTGGTCTATAGCGAATATTTTTCTGCACAAACCGGAAATAAAGTATATTTCAAGCCGGAAAACATGCAGTATACCGGTGCTTATAAAGTAAGAGGTGCTTACTACAAGATCAGCACGCTGACAGAAGAAGAGAAGGCAAAAGGGTTGATCACCGCTTCTGCTGGAAACCATGCACAGGGTGTTGCATATGCAGCAAAACTGGCTGGCGTTAAGGCAACCGTAGTCATGCCTACAACAACTCCCCTGATCAAGGTAAACCGCACCAAGGGCTACGGGGCAGAGGTTGTTCTTGCAGGTGATGTATTTGATGAGGCATGTGCATATGCTTATAAGCTGGCAGATGAGCATGGTTATACTTTTGTACATCCATTTGATGACCTGGCAGTTGCAACAGGCCAGGGATCCATTGCCATGGAGATCATCAAAGAGCTTCCTACAGTAGATTATATTTTAGTCCCCATCGGCGGCGGCGGTCTCTGTACCGGCGTTTCCACTCTGGCAAAACTGTTAAATCCAAAGATCAAGGTCATTGGTGTAGAACCTGCAGGTGCTAATTGCATGCAGGAATCTTTAAAAGAGGGACATGTATTGACCCTTCCCCAGGTAAATACCATTGCAGATGGTACTGCAGTAAAACGTCCTGGTGAGAAACTCTTCCCATACATCCAGCAGAATGTAGATGACATCATTACCATTGAAGACAGCGAATTGATCGTTGCTTTCCTGGATATGGTAGAAAATCATAAGATGATCGTAGAAAATTCAGGACTTCTTACTGTAGCTGCCTTAAAGCACTTAAATGTGGAAAAAAAGAAAATAGTTTCTATACTAAGCGGTGGAAATATGGACGTGATCACTATGTCTTCTATCGTTCAGCATGGCCTGATCCAGAGAGACAGGATCTTCACTGTATCTGTTCTCCTTCCTGATAAACCAGGCGAACTGGCAAAGGTAGCAGAACTTCTTGCAAAAGAACATGGCAATATCATCAAGCTGGAGCATAACCAGTTTATCAGCATCAACAGAAACGCTGCTGTAGAGCTTCGTATCACCATGGAAGCATTTGGTACCGACCACAAGAACCAGATCGTTACCGCTCTTACAGATGCGGGATATCGTCCAAAACTTGTAAAATTTAAAGGCGCTTACAACGAGATGTAA
- a CDS encoding chloride channel protein, whose amino-acid sequence MNHSADETRASLTANLRYFTKWSLIALLIGGIGGLIGSLFSMGVSFATNYRLAHPWMLYFLPVSGILIVWLYHTFHEEGNRGTNMVIESISSNEHVTPATGPLIFISTILTHIAGGSSGREGAALQLGGSLGSLIGNVIHLDEKDKKIAIMCGMSAVFSALFGTPVAAAIFSLEVISIGVLYYAALVPCIFSSFIGVGIARCMGLPGEHFTVLSIPPVHISSVGWIILLSAVCAVVSIVFCLMLHGAEHTYKKLLPNPYVRILAASAIFILLTLLIGTRDYCGSSMPLIERSMEGEIRYEAFILKMLFTAIALGAGFKGGEIVPTLCVGATLGCAFGEITGFAPSLCAACAMTAMFAGVTNCPITSLVIALELFGYEGMEYYSIAIAVSFALSGYYGLYASQKFVYSKTKTEFINRRSNK is encoded by the coding sequence ATGAATCATTCTGCTGATGAAACAAGGGCTTCTTTAACTGCTAATCTGCGCTATTTTACAAAATGGAGTCTGATCGCACTTTTGATCGGAGGTATAGGAGGACTGATTGGAAGCCTGTTTTCCATGGGAGTCAGTTTTGCCACAAACTATCGTCTGGCCCATCCATGGATGCTTTATTTTCTTCCTGTTTCTGGTATTCTCATTGTATGGCTTTACCATACCTTTCACGAAGAGGGAAACCGGGGCACTAATATGGTCATTGAGTCTATTTCTTCCAATGAGCATGTTACACCGGCTACAGGACCATTGATCTTTATTTCTACCATACTGACCCACATTGCAGGCGGTTCTTCCGGCCGTGAGGGGGCAGCCCTTCAGCTTGGTGGAAGCCTTGGAAGCCTGATCGGAAATGTAATACATTTGGATGAAAAGGATAAAAAGATCGCAATTATGTGCGGCATGAGCGCTGTATTTTCTGCCTTATTCGGAACACCAGTGGCAGCTGCCATTTTCTCACTGGAAGTGATCAGTATCGGCGTTCTGTATTATGCTGCTTTAGTCCCCTGTATCTTTTCTTCTTTTATAGGAGTGGGGATTGCCAGGTGTATGGGCCTTCCAGGGGAACATTTTACTGTGTTGTCTATTCCGCCTGTACATATTTCAAGTGTAGGATGGATCATTTTATTAAGTGCCGTCTGTGCTGTGGTAAGTATTGTATTTTGTCTAATGCTTCACGGTGCAGAGCATACATACAAAAAACTCCTTCCCAATCCCTATGTGCGTATTCTTGCAGCCAGTGCCATTTTTATCCTTCTGACATTGCTTATAGGTACCAGAGATTACTGTGGCAGCAGTATGCCTCTCATTGAGCGCAGCATGGAAGGTGAGATCAGATATGAGGCTTTTATCTTAAAAATGCTTTTTACTGCCATTGCCCTTGGTGCCGGCTTTAAGGGCGGTGAGATCGTGCCTACTTTGTGTGTAGGCGCTACGCTCGGCTGTGCTTTTGGTGAGATCACCGGTTTTGCCCCCTCTCTATGTGCAGCCTGCGCTATGACTGCCATGTTTGCAGGTGTGACCAACTGCCCGATCACTTCTTTAGTGATCGCACTGGAGCTGTTTGGGTATGAGGGAATGGAATATTATTCTATTGCCATTGCTGTTTCTTTTGCTTTATCCGGCTATTATGGACTGTATGCCAGCCAGAAATTCGTATATTCCAAAACAAAAACAGAATTTATCAACCGCAGGTCTAATAAATAA
- a CDS encoding DUF4297 domain-containing protein: MINVKKRNYIIFVSLTAGLVLTQLSGCSSSKVKETSAQETTVAPTEAETASIPNPMEEVGNEQDFEAMGVHMVAPADGENKQFFIINGEVAEISFSENGVSYCYRASNTAEDFAGIFERFKDDILVVSWKSGDAAGEAQVKTTESGGRLASWSWGSTGYTLYTASDISDEDCTNIVTNLMELSYHE, translated from the coding sequence ATGATAAACGTGAAAAAACGAAATTATATAATTTTTGTAAGCCTTACAGCAGGTCTTGTTCTTACCCAGCTTTCCGGTTGTTCTTCTTCCAAAGTGAAAGAGACCTCAGCCCAGGAAACCACAGTCGCCCCAACAGAAGCCGAAACAGCATCTATCCCGAATCCAATGGAAGAGGTGGGGAATGAGCAGGATTTTGAAGCTATGGGTGTCCATATGGTCGCTCCGGCAGACGGGGAAAATAAGCAGTTTTTTATTATAAACGGCGAGGTGGCTGAGATTTCTTTTAGTGAAAATGGAGTTTCTTATTGTTATCGTGCTTCCAACACTGCTGAAGATTTTGCCGGTATTTTTGAGCGCTTCAAAGATGATATTCTGGTTGTAAGCTGGAAATCCGGGGATGCAGCAGGTGAAGCCCAGGTAAAAACCACAGAAAGCGGCGGAAGACTGGCATCCTGGTCCTGGGGCAGCACAGGTTATACTTTGTATACTGCATCTGATATTTCCGATGAGGACTGCACAAATATCGTGACCAATTTAATGGAATTAAGTTATCACGAATAA
- a CDS encoding P-II family nitrogen regulator, with protein MIFNQSRFVALKEALTELGVTGMTITQVMGCGTQKGHTNYYRGIKVEEAALLPKIKLEVVVSKVPVEDVISLAKKVLYTGHIGDGKIFVYDVENVVKVRTGEEGYDALQCD; from the coding sequence ATGATCTTTAACCAGAGCCGTTTTGTAGCTTTAAAAGAAGCCCTGACAGAGCTTGGAGTAACCGGTATGACTATAACACAGGTCATGGGCTGTGGAACCCAGAAAGGACATACCAATTATTACAGAGGTATTAAAGTAGAAGAAGCTGCCCTTCTTCCAAAGATCAAATTAGAGGTTGTAGTAAGTAAAGTACCTGTAGAAGATGTGATCTCTCTTGCAAAAAAAGTACTTTATACCGGTCACATCGGCGACGGAAAGATCTTTGTCTATGATGTAGAAAATGTGGTAAAGGTGCGTACCGGAGAAGAGGGATATGATGCTCTTCAGTGTGATTGA
- a CDS encoding DUF368 domain-containing protein codes for MALADSVPGVSGGTIAFLLGFYDEFINSLNDMIGKDNTKRKAALIFLIKLGIGWVIGFGASVMVLSSLFQAHIYEISSVFLGLTLFAIPLVVKEEWDSIHGKAGCLIFTLAGTVLVFCISYFNTSNRDGISVNFEHLTVGLGLYLFFAAMVAITAMVLPGISGSTLLLIFGLYVPVINAIHEFMHLNFSYFPVLVIFGLGVLTGIIAIIRIIKNCLANYRSQTIYMILGLMIGSLYAIIQGPTTLDVPQPPMNISTFHIGFFILGAVILGALEFLKTHLEKQDGGRK; via the coding sequence ATGGCACTGGCTGACAGTGTTCCAGGTGTTTCAGGCGGAACCATTGCTTTTTTACTTGGTTTTTATGATGAATTTATTAATTCTTTAAACGATATGATCGGAAAGGACAATACAAAGCGCAAAGCAGCCCTTATTTTTCTTATTAAACTGGGAATTGGATGGGTCATCGGCTTTGGTGCTTCTGTTATGGTCCTTTCTTCTCTGTTTCAGGCACACATCTATGAGATCAGTTCTGTATTCCTGGGTCTTACTTTGTTTGCCATTCCCCTGGTAGTAAAAGAAGAGTGGGACAGTATACATGGAAAAGCCGGCTGCCTTATTTTTACTCTGGCCGGCACAGTTCTGGTATTTTGTATTTCTTATTTTAATACTTCAAATAGAGACGGGATCTCTGTAAATTTTGAGCATCTGACTGTAGGCCTTGGGCTTTACCTGTTTTTTGCAGCCATGGTTGCCATTACCGCCATGGTGCTTCCGGGAATTTCCGGTTCTACCCTGCTTTTGATCTTTGGCCTTTACGTACCGGTAATCAATGCGATCCATGAATTTATGCATTTAAACTTTTCCTATTTTCCGGTTCTTGTGATCTTTGGTCTGGGAGTGCTTACAGGCATCATTGCCATTATCAGGATCATTAAGAACTGTCTGGCTAATTACCGTTCCCAGACTATTTATATGATTTTAGGACTGATGATCGGTTCTTTATATGCCATTATCCAGGGGCCTACAACTTTAGATGTACCGCAGCCTCCTATGAACATTTCCACCTTCCATATTGGGTTCTTTATCCTGGGTGCTGTGATATTAGGGGCTTTGGAGTTTTTGAAAACACACCTTGAAAAACAGGATGGAGGAAGAAAATGA
- a CDS encoding D-alanyl-D-alanine carboxypeptidase, protein MGLLVLTCAVSLFTISLCAFAKPDWPLDTGCQSEAGIVMDMDSGAVLFAQNIHVQKYPASITKLLTALVVVENASMDDQVTFSHDAVYNVEDGSGNKLQLEEGDVLSVKDCLYVMLLQSSNQAANALAEHVAGSREAFAGMMNETAASLGCRESHFVNPSGLNDPEQLTSAYDMAQIGSAVFNNPALLEICSSTSATLPPTINNPNGRTYSMEHKLVVTDNSEDENYYPSAVAGKTGYTSLAGQTLVTYAKQDDRRQVAVTLKSTQRTHYSDTKTILDFGFARFKNVSVAENETAYVTGDDPVTIGDTAYKPSDLYLDEKAVITLPNDAQFSDADQYLQTEIPASHPEGAVGRLIYTYNDRQIGVAWLYSTNAVSAAASDESSESTENTDPAETNTTDDNKNGTPSDVKDAKKDKKPLKLTKGAWITVGIVAAVLLVVLLISWIMIQRKKEEERMRILREKRRKRLADMGCSEEEFERLVNERKNALKERPLPEPDEEEIEEAENDVIEPYLDEEDEPDKTSEEMDEIQNDSFEEDNDPKEDK, encoded by the coding sequence ATGGGCTTACTGGTGCTTACCTGCGCTGTCAGCCTCTTTACTATATCCTTATGTGCTTTTGCAAAGCCGGACTGGCCTCTTGATACAGGCTGCCAGTCAGAAGCCGGGATTGTTATGGATATGGACTCCGGAGCCGTTTTATTTGCCCAGAATATCCATGTGCAGAAATACCCCGCCAGCATTACAAAGCTGCTTACAGCTCTGGTAGTAGTGGAAAATGCCTCCATGGATGACCAGGTAACATTCTCCCATGATGCTGTTTATAATGTAGAGGATGGAAGTGGAAATAAGCTGCAGTTAGAAGAGGGGGATGTCCTTTCTGTAAAAGACTGCCTGTATGTTATGCTCCTTCAGTCCTCTAACCAGGCTGCCAATGCACTGGCAGAGCATGTGGCAGGCAGCAGAGAAGCTTTTGCCGGCATGATGAATGAAACTGCGGCTTCTTTAGGATGCCGCGAAAGCCATTTCGTAAATCCATCTGGTTTAAATGATCCTGAGCAGCTTACTTCTGCTTACGACATGGCCCAGATCGGGTCAGCTGTTTTTAATAATCCTGCTTTATTAGAGATCTGTTCATCTACTAGTGCCACACTGCCGCCTACCATCAACAATCCAAACGGCAGGACCTATTCTATGGAGCATAAACTGGTAGTAACAGATAATTCTGAGGATGAAAATTACTATCCAAGTGCTGTTGCGGGAAAGACAGGTTATACCTCCCTTGCCGGACAGACCTTAGTTACTTATGCCAAACAGGATGACCGCCGCCAGGTAGCTGTTACTTTAAAGAGTACCCAGAGAACCCATTATTCAGATACAAAAACCATCCTGGATTTCGGTTTTGCCCGTTTTAAAAATGTTTCTGTAGCAGAAAATGAAACTGCCTATGTAACAGGAGATGATCCTGTGACCATTGGTGATACGGCCTATAAGCCATCTGACCTGTATTTAGATGAGAAAGCAGTGATCACTCTGCCAAATGATGCCCAGTTTTCCGATGCAGACCAGTATCTTCAGACAGAGATACCTGCAAGCCATCCTGAGGGAGCTGTAGGACGTCTTATCTATACATACAATGACCGCCAGATCGGTGTTGCCTGGCTCTACAGCACAAATGCAGTTTCAGCCGCTGCTTCTGATGAAAGCAGCGAAAGTACAGAAAATACTGATCCTGCCGAAACAAATACTACAGATGATAATAAAAACGGTACGCCATCTGACGTGAAAGATGCAAAGAAAGATAAAAAACCTTTGAAACTGACAAAGGGTGCCTGGATCACAGTTGGAATAGTTGCAGCAGTTCTTCTGGTGGTATTGCTCATTTCCTGGATCATGATCCAGAGAAAGAAAGAAGAAGAGCGCATGCGCATCCTTCGCGAGAAGCGCCGCAAGAGACTGGCTGATATGGGATGCAGTGAAGAAGAATTTGAACGCCTTGTAAATGAGCGTAAAAATGCTTTAAAAGAACGTCCTCTGCCGGAACCGGATGAGGAAGAAATAGAAGAAGCTGAAAATGATGTCATTGAACCTTATCTGGATGAAGAGGACGAGCCAGATAAAACGTCTGAGGAAATGGATGAGATCCAGAATGACTCTTTTGAAGAAGATAACGATCCCAAGGAGGACAAGTAA